GGCCCGTTTCAAGCGCTCGACCTCGGCGGGCGACATCCGGTCCAGGAATCGCAACAGGGTGACCGAGCTGTCCCCACTGTCGCTGAGAAGCTCATGCATGAGATCCGCGGTGTGTTCCGCTCGACCTTTGGTCGGTCGGTAGAGGTAGGCGCGCCCCGCCTTGTCCCTGGCCAGGAAGCCCTTGCGGTGCAAGTTGTCCAGGACGGTGAGCACTGTGGTGTAGGCCAGTGGCGGCTCGCGATCCATGCGTTCCAGGACGTCGCGGACCGCTAAGGGTCGGTCGGCGGACCAGACATGCTCCATGACGACGGCTTCGAGTTCGCCCAGTGGACGCATACCGACCCCTCCTACGTGTAAGACCTCAGGTGAGGAGATCCCATTCCCCGTTCACAGACGTGTAGAGCTGCGCGCGTTCGCCAGACAGTACCGCCACGACGAGCTCGCCGTCCGAA
This sequence is a window from Nocardioides sp. S5. Protein-coding genes within it:
- a CDS encoding BlaI/MecI/CopY family transcriptional regulator, with product MRPLGELEAVVMEHVWSADRPLAVRDVLERMDREPPLAYTTVLTVLDNLHRKGFLARDKAGRAYLYRPTKGRAEHTADLMHELLSDSGDSSVTLLRFLDRMSPAEVERLKRAIGD